The segment AAGAATGGAGCTATGTCCAAGTGAGACCCAAGGCTCACCTATTTTACTGGCTGTATTACACCACTCACCAGTCAGGTTATAAAAACAGACCACTTATTTTGTGGCTtcaggtaaaaaatatttaggtGGTAAAGTTATTGTTGCTTTTTATATTTGTCCTTAGATAATAATATGAGGTTTCATGTGGAAGGGTTTTACTTGAGTTTGTGAACATAAATATAGTATAACCTAACATAATGAATCCATTGTCTACATTGTTATGCTCTTGAGTAAGCCAAGATCTAAAATTCACACttttacaaagaaaagaaagaaaaaaagccttatcaaataaatcaggaacttttagacttttttttaaagaaaagaaaggcaCTATTTAGAAAAATTGATGTATAGCCCATACATCCTGCAAAATTGCTAGGGATGATCATAGGGTTTAATCTCAGGCTCATTAATTAAACAGATCTAAAATGCATACTTAGTCTACATAGCTAATATGTGTACATTATGGGAGATAACTctgaattattttaaataaaaattatctgaACAGATACCCAATATTTTTAGAGAAGACTAGACACATTTTTATATCAGTATTTTCATTATTTGCATCAATCCAATACTTTAATTATAGTCTCATAGTTTATATGCATTATTGAAAATGTAATTAAAGACTCACAGTCCATttataatgtaggcctacaatgttGCACTGCAATTCTCTGATATAATGAAAAGATATAATTAATGCAACTTCTTGAACAATATACTTTATatgatttattaattattatgaaGATTTACAACTTCTAGAccttagatttattttaaatatattttaaataatatgaatatatacttttattttgcttactttacaaaaaataacAGGGGGGACCTGGTGGCTCAGGAACAGGTTTTGGTAACTTTGAAGAACTTGGTCCTTTAGATGGCAACCTCAAACCCAGAAGTACAACATGGGTAAGAAAATGTCAGCCTTATGTGCTCTCCTTATAATTGCTATTTATTGTTGAACTTAGACCTATACCTATTCTCTATGTCTGTTTCATAGCTTCAGACAGATAGTCTTTTATTTACACCTTTCTctgtttatgtttatgtttcaTAGCTTCTGACAGCTAATCTTTGATTTGTACCTTTCTCTATGTCTATGTTTCATAGCTTCAGACAGCTAGTCTTTTGTTCATCGATAGTCCTGTTGGAACTGGATATAGCTATGCAGAGGATGATTCAGCATTTACAACAAATGTGGCAGAAATATCTAGAGATCTGTTAAGCTTGATGAAAAACTTTACAACTACATACAAAGATTTCCAAGTAGGTATCCTTAATCTCATAATGTCATACAAAGTTATATTGTAAACATATATCTTATGCTGTTGATCAATTACAGAActatttttgaaatgttttcaaatattaGACACCTTACAATACATTCACATGTCTTCATGAAAGATTCTGAAATGTGCTATGCATGATTGGTGCTCATGTATCTAGTAATGAGAATTAGTGATTATAATGAGGGGTtgattttcattatttatattcTAAGATACATGGAAatgtattgtttaaaaaaaacaacacacgcAAATATGAATACAGTTGTTTAAAACACATAAACTTATACTAACACATGTACAcactaaaaatattaatatggtTTACACATGTACGCACTAAAAGTACTATTATGGTTTATAACATACTCACTGTTACTGACCAAAGCTTAATCTAGTCTTGAATATTTGACTTTATGGGAAAAAATTATGACCTCATCTTACATACAATGAAATTATGTTAATAAAAATAGATCATATATTTCTATTTGAGATTGATCTAAAAAGAAAGACATGTTTGTAAATGCTATAAAAGTTAACAAACCTTCAATATTGTCGAGGAAAATGTGttcatttaattaatatttttagcaaatatttatattttaatttcttttgtgCTTTATTCATTCTGAGTTACATTGTGTTTATGGGTGAACAAAGgatactttaaaaattattaccCTAACAAGAGATAGACTAAAGAAAAACACATTGTAACATTCACACAAACATGGtttaacaaacacatacacatttacaCTAAGGATGTTACACACATAATTAACATTGTTTAAATTTCGCACAGACTTACACTAACATTAACACATATATGCTTATACTAAAATTGTTTAACATGTATAATAGATTATGACATGtttataataaagtaataaagatCTGATGTGAATTAGGACACTCATGATTGTatattaagtttttctttttatttatttctaacaGAACATtccattttatatattttctgaGTCTTATGGTGGAAAAATGACAGCAGATTTCAGTTCAGTTTTATACAATGTAAGTTAAgacatgtttttgttgtttttaaataatgagtTATTGGTTAAGATAAAAAGCTGAAAAAGTTTTTAAGACCAATATATAAGGATAGTCTAATTTTCTactgaagttgtttttttttttattaaatctgttttattaacatcattttaatttatttacattttttgtttcaatcatTTCTGAAAATTAAAATGAGTAGTTTAAAGCCTTAAGATTTATATTACATTGCTTTAAGATGCACTTCAGAAAAGAGCAGTAGTACATCTATATatggtactttaaaaaaaaaaaatatagtttaagAATGTGATATCTTGTTTTTGAAAAAGTCAAGTTTATTGGTAAATAAAATAGTGACAATGAAGCTCTTagtctgtttttgtttaaattgagttaaaataaaaatctcctATATATATAGCTAGTTTTACTTACAGTATTCAAAttaatttaacattaaaaatatatttttaaaaaaggacaaGTGATTTAAAAACATGTTCTTAGTAACATTTTCTATCAtttcattattaattttgtttgcagGAAATACAAAATGGTGGAATTAAAATGAATTTTCAAGGTTTTGCAATGGGAGACTCTTGGATATCTCCAGTAGATTCAACAAATTCTTGGGGTCCTTTCTTGTATGCAACTGTAAGTTAATTACCCATTACCAAGTTAAGGAAATTAAGATTAAcaattctagattctataaaaaatattttttagcttgtgaagcttgaaaaaaaaattttaacccAATATTTGATGATCATTTTTAGCCATTCATAAGAATAAGTTAAATGAAAGACGTCTAATCTCTATCTGTCTAGTAAAAATGTTTatcttattaaatttaaaatgacatAATTTTTCAGTCTATTGTGGATCTAGCAGGAATGCAAAGAATTAATGCTGCTGCCAAAAAAGCAGAAGATTTGGTGAAACAGGGTAAGTTGGTAGAATAGttttgctttgaaaaaaaaagatgtaggtgtgtgtgtgtgagttttttgtttgtttgtttgtttgttattatgttgtttttatttagatgtaggtgtgtgtgtgagttttttgtttgtttgtttgtttgttattatgttgtttttatttagatattGTAGTTATTATGGATCTAGTAGTAATGATGAGCTACTCAGACTAAATTTGCATTTGTTTGAACCAATAAAATTATGTTATCTTATCATAAAAGTAAGATTgacaacttaattttttttttaaattgtatttcctgaacatttttgaaatgtaaatgttGCACATTAATTTGTTCCAATCTATATTTAACATATTTCTATCAAAAGGAAAGTTCGAAGAGGCAACTGAAGCTTGGAGTCTAACAGAAGGAGTAGTTAGTGCTGAAAGTGGTGGAGTCAATTTTTATAACATACTAGACTGGGATGGCGATGCTACCTTGTTTAGCAAATCAGGAAAACCTGATCTTAGAAGTCCTATAGGTTTGTAGGATCTAATATGTTCATGTCCCAAAATGTTGTTTATCAtggaatatttatttaatgtttgtcAGAGAAACTGTATTTAATCTTGTtcataaaacatttatatttaggcCTATTTAATTTTTGTCTTAGATTATTTACTAAAACATATTGTTTTTTATAGActatgtaatttgtttttttgtcattaaCATATTATttctagaaaatgtttttatagttaGTGGCACAAGTATGTAGCATACAAATTGAGTTCATGCAGTGTTGCAATTAACATTTAATACTACCTACTCATTATCATAGAAAGTTCACTTTAAAAGTTAGTATTTATTTGTCACAGAAATAAATCTCAGGATATATTTTAGCTCATTTtagtacaatattttttaataatgctaaaacatttttgttagtTACCACGAGAAATAAATCAGAATTTTCAAATAACTGGTCACTTCAATTTAAAAGCTGCATTTATATGTGTACataaatttaattcattttggATGATTTAGATAAGCTGTATAATCGCCATGTGCGTGTGATGCAGAATGACGACCTAGATGCTCTGATGAATGGGCCAATTAGGaaaaaactaaaagttattcCAGACAAAGTAACCTGGGGAGGTAAATCCTGCAATTTCATTTGCTACAttcattaaaatagtttattatacaaatttgttctaaTTTCAATATGTTAAATTATTGTCAGTATAGAGAATGTAATGACAaattgttattttctttaaattccTAGTCCTATAGTAAATGAAATGACTTGTATTTTGGGTATGACTAATGTAAATAATTATACTAAAACTTGTGAATACATTTCATACCTGTACGTTCAACTGGGTATCAGTACCAAAACAAAATGGTCAGACTAATAATCTGCACACATTCACAATCAACATATGGAATACTATCAATAATTATTCACATACTTTGTTCAATTTTAGGTCAGTCTGGCACTGTCTTTGAAAAGCAAGCTGGAGATTTCATGAAAAATGTTACATCTACAGGTACAAGATAAACAACTCCTTAATTGAtaggaaaaataaatatttgtaagcttacttaaaaattttgaagaattaGTTCTGACATTGCTAATCTTTTTAGAGGTTTAAAAAATTATCGAAGCAATTAATTTCTATCTACAGTAAATAATCTTGTCAATAACTCAACCCTCAAGGTGATCATCTATAGTGGACAGTTAGATTTAATCTGTGATGTCTTAGGTATTCTCTTTTttccattcaattttttttttagctcaaaaattgtattatcaattattttatttctagtcTTGCTCcatgcaatttttttatttgtaaatttagGAACTGAAACCTGgttctacaaatatattgaCAAGTCAGCACCGTTTCAAAAACagccaaaacaaaatttaaaatgtggAGAACAGCCTGgcgtatgtttttatttaaaggaaTATGAAAACTTGAAGTTTTTTTGGGTACTGGATGCTGGTCATATGGTAAGAAGATTTTGACTTAAATATGCTGGctttaaagaaatgaaataaaaagaaaactaatgcaacAATTAGAAAATGGTTTCACATGATTGATTTATTTCCTTTCAGGTTCCCACAGACAATGGCCCTGGTGCTCTGGCCATGGTgaacaatattataaaataattagttttgCTCTGGCCATGGTgaacaatattataaaataattagttttgCTTAAATCATAACATTTAACATGTACATTTATCACtcaagtatttatttatttctatatatatttatattttttgtattaaaaaaatgccTGTATGATCAGCAAGATTTCCAGAAATAAAGCAATAATTTGAGAAATGGGAAAtgtgaaattattaaattaaaccaaacACTTTCTCACTAGTAGTTCAATGAAATATTAAACAACTTTAAGTAAATATAGAATATAAAAGAAGCTACTTTGTAAATTATTACTTTAGATTTTTTcaatcgagggccgcattaaaaagtCATTAGGAAttgggggccgcatatataaatatgtatttacaacttaaaaaatatacaagtatactgtattaaacatttacatctttttttacactaccaattgaggaattactacAAGATTTAGCGATTTCTGAGACTAATTTTacgaaaaattttaaaattttgttattgcctttttacatcacaacaatTCGATTGTACTGTTGTacttaatgtaaaatatttaattttacacttGCGCATAATGTTTCGGAACTGTGGTGGAACTAGCTaactagttgttatccttgtgacAGCTGTCAAATAAGTCTGTCAGTATCGAGTTGTTCttacacttgtttttttttttttcaaacaaaaaaagtcttgTTCACGATTTATGTGGACCcaaataatgttaaaatttaGCATCAAGTTCCCGTGGAAGGTCGTAATTTGCTTGGATATATTTCGTTTTTGAGCTGATTCAGCTTCTGTACTTAATGGTAATGGTGACGTGAGGATATTGAAAACTGGTGTTctaaaatttgtattttaaatttaacaatTCTTGTACTTTTTAACCATTTTACTAGAAACCTTTCGGCAAAGGAAAATTAttaaacctgttttcacttgcttgcctgaAGAAATGGAAAAGTTTTGTTTGGAAAGATGTACAGACATTTTTTGTGCAAGCAACCCAGTGAGATACGATGAAAAACACGAAGTCTGTCTTCACTCTTCTTTAGAAATATCACtcacaaagtcacagtcaatgtccttcaagggacataacaatttcttccttgagatcccatattcttctcaataccttgcccatgctcAGCAGACTCTACTGTGATACCAAAcattggaatgttttgttttcacatcttcaagtacttctcggaactgtCTGTGGTTAAGTCCCCAAGCTCTGATAAGTTTGACTGCTGATAATTGGGTCAATAacatgtttgatattcaatgcagttTTATGCAAACTTTCCCGTGTAGcgttgggatattgttctttaatttattttaaaataactttttactcagtcaaagcacgggctccatcagttgttacacttgccatcttgttccaagccaacccaacacagttcttcatagcattgaataaatactggcctgattTTATGTCTTTGACTAAATGGATGGAAATATTGCAAACAAGCATAATCTTCAtttgctttaaactttttagaatgacatgcagagacaatgtttctttagcctcttcatcataagagataagaagatatttaaaagtatttaattattttttttccctttattatattgttacgatttcTCCTACTcgggccttctgtaaacactgctaaacacaacacaacacatcaacacatcaagaacctgacaacaagagctccacaataatctggtactaatgagtgaataagtagaagacagccaatacgacacaattggcaacacatcaacaactaaaatgttacattgtacatcaccgtacacaactctactgtctcaatttcttcctggactcgtacttaacacttgaggactcgaccaggaccgacttcatggccgactaacagtcctggtctcaacgctctccggtcttgaactgccgctttcttacacactgtcacTCGtaccgcaggctttcgatcacatgaccataacattggtcattttgcgtgtaatcgtagtactgtcccttgtccatggccccgctgaccttagtgattcacgtgtgtgtcagctgagcctatagttaacccttctGCGCTgccaatagggtcgtaacactgcccccttctcagatttgtccgtcccggacaaaatctatCACAAGACATGGGCAGTGGAGGTGAATCGATGCAGAAGGTGGTCTATCGGTGGGGGCGACAATGGGCTTATATTGCCATTTCGATGGAGTCATCTGCGTTGTATTCGGtgtatgtctctttctcctaCTCCAGGTGACCTTCACCTGGCTGCACTgacgtcgtggttgcatcgCCGTGCACTTTGGACTCAGCAAACGTCGCCTTCTTCGGTCGCTGACTTCTGAGGGCAGCCACTTAACACACGGGGAGGGATGGGATGTCAGGACTGGGGtcaccaagatcgttggccTATCAGGTTGTTTCATAGGGCTTTCAAGAGACAGGTTTTGGGTATGGGTATCAGGTCCACAGGAGGGGAAATAGTGGCACACATCATCTTCAGGCTTGTCCGGAGGGCAAACTAGTGGAGCAAGTTGGCAGCACTCCACTTGCGAAGGAccctcatcttcagcatcaggcTCCAGTTCACTTACTTGACCATCACCAGGGTTTCGCACTCTGGTCTCGTCAGCTggacaaacatttgttgggtaCAGACCTTGCAGATGGGTTTCTTGGAGTTGGCGTTCTCCCTGCAAAGCTCGACACACAAAGTTCTCGCCAAACATCTGGGTGCAGCCATCAGGAACAAAAATCAGATTATAtgcagacaattgcataatatatagaacaataaaaacaacacaagacacagatattttacaaagagaattagatgaattacagaaatgggaatcaaattggagcatgtctttccacccagaaaaatgtcagttgttaagagtaacaaaaaaaactaaaacaaattaattccacttatcgtattcatggcaaaccagtaacacagactaaaaacgcaaaatacctaggtgttataataaatgaaaaactgtaatggaatccacatattgatgaaactattaaaaaatcaaacaaagcattagggtttattaaaagaaatttctataaatcaaataagaacataaaactaaaatgttatttaaccttggttaggccaataatagaatatgcatcctccgtttgggacccctcaactcaagaaaacattaagaaactggaacagacacaaaatagagcagtgagattcatacttacttacttacttaggtcctcccgcgccgttcggcgcattgggcggcaagctgtctccataatgatctgtcactggcaatgtctgaagcctcttcccatctggtgtccactgttctgaggtcctccatgaaggtgtgtcgccaggtaatacgaggacgtccctgtttgcgctttcctcgttttggcttccatgttatcgcaactcttggtgtgcgtaattcattttgacgtagaacatgtcccgcaaacctcatgcgacgctcagtcacaacctcactaagtgttcgactcccagttcggcaaaggatttccttgtttgagatccggtctgtgtaactgactcccaaaatccgtctcagccatctctgttgagccacatttagtcttttctcaatt is part of the Biomphalaria glabrata chromosome 2, xgBioGlab47.1, whole genome shotgun sequence genome and harbors:
- the LOC106055217 gene encoding retinoid-inducible serine carboxypeptidase-like isoform X2, which codes for MSCRISSKQHPFMHFSKPRSICTMYNPLSTYSLILILFFFNTSILHGLNVDYSHSYLEQSRHNFKGANIHHMSTSDEPNEEWSYVQVRPKAHLFYWLYYTTHQSGYKNRPLILWLQGGPGGSGTGFGNFEELGPLDGNLKPRSTTWLQTASLLFIDSPVGTGYSYAEDDSAFTTNVAEISRDLLSLMKNFTTTYKDFQNIPFYIFSESYGGKMTADFSSVLYNEIQNGGIKMNFQGFAMGDSWISPVDSTNSWGPFLYATSIVDLAGMQRINAAAKKAEDLVKQGKFEEATEAWSLTEGVVSAESGGVNFYNILDWDGDATLFSKSGKPDLRSPIDKLYNRHVRVMQNDDLDALMNGPIRKKLKVIPDKVTWGGQSGTVFEKQAGDFMKNVTSTVNNLVNNSTLKVIIYSGQLDLICDVLGTETWFYKYIDKSAPFQKQPKQNLKCGEQPGVCFYLKEYENLKFFWVLDAGHMVPTDNGPGALAMVNNIIK
- the LOC106055217 gene encoding retinoid-inducible serine carboxypeptidase-like isoform X1; its protein translation is MSCRISSKQHPFMHFSKPRSICTMYNPLSTYSLILILFFFNTSILHGLNVDYSHSYLEQSRHNFKGANIHHMSTSDEPNEEWSYVQVRPKAHLFYWLYYTTHQSGYKNRPLILWLQGGPGGSGTGFGNFEELGPLDGNLKPRSTTWLQTASLLFIDSPVGTGYSYAEDDSAFTTNVAEISRDLLSLMKNFTTTYKDFQNIPFYIFSESYGGKMTADFSSVLYNEIQNGGIKMNFQGFAMGDSWISPVDSTNSWGPFLYATSIVDLAGMQRINAAAKKAEDLVKQGKFEEATEAWSLTEGVVSAESGGVNFYNILDWDGDATLFSKSGKPDLRSPIDKLYNRHVRVMQNDDLDALMNGPIRKKLKVIPDKVTWGGQSGTVFEKQAGDFMKNVTSTVNNLVNNSTLKVIIYSGQLDLICDVLGTETWFYKYIDKSAPFQKQPKQNLKCGEQPGVCFYLKEYENLKFFWVLDAGHMVPTDNGPGALAMVNNIIK